A window of Candidatus Kryptoniota bacterium genomic DNA:
ATCGATCTGGACAACTCAATTCTCGCTTCGGGCAGGAGATGCTTCTGCAGCGCGTCGTCTACTCCCTCGAAGTCCGGCTTGAAGTCGGACGGCTGGCCCAGCTCGAGGTACCTGTTTTTTTCTCTTTGGAGAATCTTCATACCGGCGTGCGATCTGCCGAGGTCGCCGGTGACGCAGATGACATCGCCCACCTTCGCTCCATTCCTGAGTACCTGCCGATCCGGCTCGACTTCTCCGGTGATCGTCATGCTCACAACGAACCCGACAGGGGATGCCGACGTGTCTCCTCCCGCCACTGCGCAGCCGTACTTGCCGAGCTCATCGACCATTGCCTCGTAAAACTCTTCGATCATCTCGACGCTCAGATTGGAATGGATGCCCAGCGACACCAACGCCGCGACGGGCGTGCCCGACATCGCGGCAATATCGCTGAGATTCGCGGCCGCAGCCTTTCTCCCAAGATGTTTCATCGAAGTATAGGACAGATCGAAGTGTACGCCCTGGATCAGCAAATCTGTCGTGATTATTCCGAGCTTTCCTTCGGAAGGTTTGATCAGAGCAGCATCGTCTCCGATCGACTGCACGATAGCTGGATTTTTAAACTTTGATGCGATGGAAGCGAATTTTTCGACGAGCCCGAACTCGCCCACGTTCGAAACCGGCGTGAATGTAATGTCCACATGTCCTCCGCCAAAAAATACTGAAATGGAAACTGAAATCAAATCTCGGGGTAGCGTCTCCCCGTCTGAGATTAGGAAGGCAGACGTAATTTGCGAGCGTGACACGACCGAGACATTTTGAAATTATGTGAGCGCTTTTTGGACATCTTGTTTGACATTTGATCACATGTTTGTTATCTATTTGCCGGTTAGGTGAGGCGACTTGTATATGGTTAGAGACGAATGAAATTGGCGTCGTATGCACTCCAATGGGAAAAGTCAATTCTGAGTCCTCGTAGAAGAGCGACATTTTGCCGATGCACCAGCCTATCCAGTAGCTCGATCGACTCGCGAGGGGACATTCGCTAGCCATTCAGGTATTTCTGGTGCCAGGTTGTTTCGTGCCAGGAGGTCAGGAAAAGGTGATACATCAAGACCTTAGAATGCAAATCAGGGTAAGACAGGGTCAGATTTGAAAGACCACTTTAAAGTGTCAAGTCTTCGGCGAAGTCGGACCTAGGAGTCGTCATGACAAGTATCCGCATTGGAAGTTTTGTTTTTAGACTGTTGCTGTTTGGATTGGTGCTTCTCGTGTTTGAGTCAATATCTCACTGCGGCAGCAATCCGGTCGATTCGGGAAACAGCAAGAACGAAATTCTCCCCCTCGCGGTGGGTAACAAGTGGGTTTACTTTGCCTTGTCCACGTACGGAGCAATTGACACTGTCACCACGGAAGTATTAAGTAGTACCGTCATTGACACGGGAAAGGGTAGGGTGAAAGCCTATGGCGTGAACTATCGTTTCAACGAAGAACCGATACCCGATTTTCAATGGATTTACTGGAATTGTCCTGACGGACTTGTGGGGGCCGGTGGAATCTCCAGTAGAGATACTTTGATCGTGAAAAGTCTGATGCTGAAATATCCTGGTGTGGTTGGTGATTCGCTGCTTGTGCCTAATGTGAGTTATTCGGACGGACAGTTCTACGTGAAAGACACACTCACTCACTTCCTTGTGTCAACGGACGATTCAATAACTACGCCTTTCGGGACGTTCACGGGATGCTATGTATACAATTACAAAGAGAGCCAGGGTGAGGACGTCGCCGGTTTTGACGATATCTTCGATTACTATGTTCCTGGCATCGGACTGGTCGGTGAAATTGTGCGCACATTAATCTGGAACGTGCCTCGGGATACAACATATCGTCTTCTACTTTCCAGCTACTCAATTAGGTGAAGCGACGGTTGATTCGATTAACATAACGCCAATCGATCATGGAGGAAAAAGACGAAGAAGTAAACTCTCGATTCCGGATGTTATCATGGTACAGGGCTGAAATCTCATCTCTCATCATAATGAATGATTTAACATCTCCACGATCCATCTAGTATTCGAGATAGCAATTTTTGGTTGCTGGATCAAGTGTGACGACCCAGACCAAGTGGGTGGTTTGGTTCTCACTTTCAATTATCATTTATTTGAATACAGCAAGTAATCGAAGAAAACGCGCCGGCGTAATTATTGCGCCTTACTGAATTGAACAAATTGACGCCCGCTAGATTTCTAAGTCGATACCGCATCTCGACACAAGGAGGTGTGGGTGAAAGTTGCATCAGAGTGTTAACATATCCCGAGGGTGTATCCTGATGCATACGAAGCCGCGGAACGAATAAGAAAGAGGTAACTTCAATCGAGCATTGCGTTCTTACTCGCCAGCTTTGTTTGATGTTTTGCGCAATTTAGGTCAATTCAGATTCAATACTATAATTGACCTGAAGATCGCGGTCGTGAGCATGTGCGAAGGTAAGTTGTTTTTCTGGCTCTTGAGACTCACATTAAGGAAGTAGACTTGCTAAGGCGGCTGGCGAGATATCAGGGAGTCTGCGAACGAAGATCATGACAAGGATTTTGTTTGGAGGGGATGAGTTCCACCCGCTCTTCAAAGTAAGCACGACGTCGCTCAAGCTCGCTTTCCTGCTCTTGTTATGCTCCCTTGTGATGCAAAGCTGTAGTTCTCCGTTTCAAGTGAAGGAGGATTATTCACCACGGCTTGTAATTTACGGTATCGCGTTCAGGGGAGATTCGGCGCTGACACTTAGGGTTCAAACAAATAGCAAAAATCCGATTGCTGATCCCAATCATTCGGAGAAGGTAGATTCTTTGACCGGATCAGTAGTAAATGGGGCGACGGGGGAAGAATTTCAGCTACGCGGATCTTATGCCGACACAATGAACTGGCTACAAACGTCAATTCCAATCGTTGCCGGATCGAATCTCTTACTCGCTGCAAGCGCCAGCAGGTATGCTACAATTACATCGAGTCTGACAGTACTTGATAGCGCCACAATTTATGTCGCAGATGCTGAAACGGATGCAAAACTTAGAAATCGATTTTCGGGTTCTGATACGACTGATTTAAAGTTCTTGGTTTACCCATCTCATCTGACAAAAGCAATTCGAGCAACACTAGACGTTGTGTATGATGGCATTGACGGATTTGGAAGTCATGTTTCCGGAGAGATCGTAGTTAATCCAGTGTACCAGCAGGATACGACAACATATCTCATGCGAGTAAATGGTCAGTTAGCTGATATAACATTTAATCTGCGCAATTGTATGGATGCATTGTCACTGGCACTGAATAGCATTCGGAGTGGTACGATTTATGCCGTTGTCAAGGTCACCCAAGTCGATGCGGCACTGTATGATTTCTACAGCATTTCGCATGGTTTTAACCAACCATTTACGTTCAGAACTGAGAGGCCAGTTTACTCGAACATAGTGGGTGGACTTGGTTTCTTCGGAAGTGCTTCGAATGATTCGTTAGCTATAAAAGTCTATCCGTAAAATGAGAGACAGTGTTACTAAGAAAACAAATCTAATAATTTATTCGGTCCTCCTTTTTGGATTGGCATTTGTCGTGTCTCCTGCGGAGAGTCAACCAAGAACATATACTCTACGTGGCACCGTTGTAGACTCGTCGACGGGCGAAAGAATTCCTTACGCTACAGTCAGGGTTGACAGCACCACTATAGGAACAGCGTCTAATGCCGCAGGCTACTTCATTCTTCCTCTGATCCCTTATCATTCGAGACACTTTGTGGTGAGCGCAGTGGGATTCAAACGAAAGAATTTTGAAGTTGAAAGTTCGTTAAGTGTAGTGGAAGTGACTTTCCGCCTCCCCGAAGAGCCGCCTACGATGAATCCTGTTTTGGTAACAGCTGAAGCCGTGAGTCAGATGAAGCCTGCCTCACCTAGCACTTTCGTTTTATCTCCAAGAGAGCTCCAAAAAGCTTCAGGTCTCCTCAACAACGATCTGCTCCAGGCCGTGACACAGCTTCCCGGTGTGGTAACTATCGGCGGGATATCAAGTCAATACTATGTCCGTGGAGGCGCTGCAGATCAGAATCTTGTGACTATAGATGGTATGCGAATTTATAATCTCTTTCATGCATTTGGATTGTTCAGTTTCGTCGATCCCTTGATAGTCAAGGTTGCCGATGTGAGCACTGGTGGTTTCCAGGCAGAATACGGTGGAAGACTCTCATCAGTCCTGAGCATCGAGACTAGGGACGGCGACAAGTATAATTACGGAGCGGCAGGTTCGTTTGACCTCCTTTCGTCGGACATCGCGCTGTACGGTCCGTTACCTTTCAACTTGTTCCAAGGTCACACGAGTTTTATCGGCTTCTTTCGTACATCGCTGAATAGGAATACGCTCAATAACTTCTTCAATCTCAATTTACCATTTCAGTTTTATGACGGCTTTGGGAAATTCACGACCGATTTTTATTCGTCCGGTCACGTTTCTCTGGAATATTTTTCCACGGGTGATCAGATTGTGAGCAGCAACAACATGGACCCGGATTACCACTGGCGCAACAGCGGATATGCGTTAACGGGTAATTACTTCTTCGGGGACGACTACAATATTCAATTTTCCATATCGAAATCAGTTTACAGAGCTGAACAGCTTCCAAAATCCTCGAGCTATCTGTACCATCAATTAAGCCAGATAAGCGATCCGGGGGTTTACGGAAACCTGACCTATTATCCTAGCCCAACTGCCCAACTTGACTTTGGCCTCCTATTCAACTTCCCAACGTATGAATTCACATTCACTAACGCCTTCGGTTTGCCTTTGGCGATCGATCAGACTGAAGCCGAGCCAAATTTCTGGCTAAAATACAAGTGGGAGTTCATAAGGAAGCTTTCGATTGAATTGGGAATGAGGATCGATATGGCGCGGAACTTCAGTTATGTGATGGGAGGGAACCATGGATATCTCGGTGACCCTCGAGCGACGCTTACATACAAATTAGATCCCGCTTCGGAAGTTTATTTAGCAACCGGCTTATACCACCAGC
This region includes:
- the thiL gene encoding thiamine-phosphate kinase, producing MDITFTPVSNVGEFGLVEKFASIASKFKNPAIVQSIGDDAALIKPSEGKLGIITTDLLIQGVHFDLSYTSMKHLGRKAAAANLSDIAAMSGTPVAALVSLGIHSNLSVEMIEEFYEAMVDELGKYGCAVAGGDTSASPVGFVVSMTITGEVEPDRQVLRNGAKVGDVICVTGDLGRSHAGMKILQREKNRYLELGQPSDFKPDFEGVDDALQKHLLPEARIELSRSISDKIRIHSMIDISDGLAADMLHICKESGTSAELDEEFIPIDPITRKIADDFKEDPLSYALSGGEDYELLFTIAEGDFQKLFSLEGNIRVIGRVTEGSPAVRIKRIDGKVDEHKDFPGYQHFSRTN
- a CDS encoding TonB-dependent receptor; translated protein: MRDSVTKKTNLIIYSVLLFGLAFVVSPAESQPRTYTLRGTVVDSSTGERIPYATVRVDSTTIGTASNAAGYFILPLIPYHSRHFVVSAVGFKRKNFEVESSLSVVEVTFRLPEEPPTMNPVLVTAEAVSQMKPASPSTFVLSPRELQKASGLLNNDLLQAVTQLPGVVTIGGISSQYYVRGGAADQNLVTIDGMRIYNLFHAFGLFSFVDPLIVKVADVSTGGFQAEYGGRLSSVLSIETRDGDKYNYGAAGSFDLLSSDIALYGPLPFNLFQGHTSFIGFFRTSLNRNTLNNFFNLNLPFQFYDGFGKFTTDFYSSGHVSLEYFSTGDQIVSSNNMDPDYHWRNSGYALTGNYFFGDDYNIQFSISKSVYRAEQLPKSSSYLYHQLSQISDPGVYGNLTYYPSPTAQLDFGLLFNFPTYEFTFTNAFGLPLAIDQTEAEPNFWLKYKWEFIRKLSIELGMRIDMARNFSYVMGGNHGYLGDPRATLTYKLDPASEVYLATGLYHQRVMNLNNENDIYTPFNLIIPISDATTHTDDEEAYHFILGGKGLLLDFLDVGTEVYYKDFTKLVLINRNKVDESDPDFILGTGESYGIELSAKYDIGIFYTMGNYSLAKVTNTSEGFTFAPTYDRRHQFNFSLGWEPLERLWLRTHWEYGSGLPYTPLAGYYPEMRINPADWVAYLLSNASSQVAFGATNSERISAYHRLDASGSYEFHLIGLDLTSELMLINIYNRKNVFYINNINGSVEYSLPFMVNVSLKWKI